A genomic window from Sulfurospirillum multivorans DSM 12446 includes:
- the trhA gene encoding PAQR family membrane homeostasis protein TrhA, producing MKGDIIETSHDYSLCEEIWHSSIHGIGLLLSVSALSILCVFAGQSGDGAKIASAIVFGLSLIFMYGASTLYHAIYLPKTKSILQQIDHCAIFILIAGTYTPISLLGIQGVTGWVLFGIAWAIAALGVSLNLLFAKRFRRPSLILYLIMGWMVVGVFKTLITNLDSLTLSLLIAGGVTYTVGIIFYVWRKLYLNHAIWHFFVLGGSSFHFFMVLLLIMN from the coding sequence TTGAAAGGAGATATCATCGAAACATCACACGACTACTCTTTATGTGAAGAGATTTGGCACAGTAGCATTCATGGAATTGGACTCTTGCTGAGTGTGAGTGCACTTAGCATTTTATGCGTTTTTGCAGGGCAAAGTGGTGATGGTGCGAAGATCGCTAGTGCCATCGTTTTTGGACTCTCTTTGATTTTTATGTACGGCGCTTCAACGCTGTATCATGCCATTTATCTGCCTAAGACTAAATCCATTTTACAACAAATTGACCACTGTGCCATTTTTATTCTTATCGCAGGAACCTACACGCCGATTAGCTTGTTAGGCATTCAAGGCGTTACGGGTTGGGTACTTTTTGGCATTGCATGGGCGATTGCAGCACTTGGGGTTAGCCTCAATCTTTTGTTCGCAAAACGCTTTCGCCGCCCCTCATTGATCCTCTATCTTATTATGGGATGGATGGTTGTGGGCGTGTTTAAAACACTCATCACCAATCTTGACTCCCTCACCCTTTCACTCCTTATAGCCGGAGGCGTCACGTATACTGTTGGCATTATTTTTTATGTCTGGAGAAAGCTCTATCTCAACCACGCAATTTGGCATTTTTTTGTCTTGGGTGGGTCTAGTTTTCACTTTTTTATGGTTTTATTACTGATAATGAATTAA
- a CDS encoding LysE family translocator, whose protein sequence is MLELQTIVMFVTASTLLALAPGPDILFVLTQSMSKGSRSGIVIALGLCSGLIFHTTAVALGVAVIFQTSALAFSLLKFVGAAYLLYLAFMAFKDASKSKLESSKSRLSLISLYKRGILMNITNPKVSIFFLAFLPQFTNPEVGNVTGQIFTLGALFMLCAFVVFTLISLLAGRVGAWFSKTKNGEKILNRVSGTIFAALAVKLAFTSK, encoded by the coding sequence ATGCTTGAGCTTCAAACCATTGTAATGTTTGTAACCGCTTCAACGCTTTTGGCACTTGCCCCAGGCCCTGACATCCTCTTTGTTTTAACCCAATCGATGAGTAAGGGAAGTCGCTCTGGTATTGTTATAGCGCTAGGACTTTGCAGTGGGCTTATTTTTCACACAACCGCCGTTGCGTTGGGTGTTGCAGTGATCTTTCAAACCTCGGCTTTAGCCTTTAGCCTTCTCAAATTCGTGGGAGCTGCGTATCTTTTGTACCTTGCCTTTATGGCATTTAAAGACGCCAGTAAGAGTAAACTGGAATCTTCCAAAAGCCGCCTCAGTCTCATTTCACTTTACAAACGTGGCATTTTGATGAACATCACCAACCCAAAAGTGTCCATCTTTTTTCTAGCGTTTTTACCCCAATTCACCAACCCTGAAGTGGGCAATGTCACAGGACAGATTTTTACATTGGGAGCTTTGTTTATGCTCTGTGCTTTTGTCGTTTTTACGCTGATTTCGCTTCTAGCAGGACGTGTGGGTGCATGGTTTTCAAAAACCAAAAACGGCGAGAAAATCCTTAACCGCGTTTCTGGAACCATCTTTGCAGCGTTGGCTGTTAAATTAGCCTTTACATCCAAATAG
- a CDS encoding (Fe-S)-binding protein, whose translation MKIGLFIPCFMNELYPEASMATLKVLENLGLDVEYPLEQTCCGQAQANTGCAKETAVLAERFLKIFKDYDYIVAPSGSCVSMVRHNYAQFLEGREGFERMRSHTYELIEFLHDVIKPTSMNATFAHKVGIHNSCHAHRELGLASMSEKNVPEFSKIKNLLDKVGGISYSELTRKDECCGFGGTFAVSEEAMSVAMGRARLQDHLDAGSEYITAVDMSCLMHMQGVIDREKMPLKTIYIAQILAGDLQ comes from the coding sequence ATGAAAATAGGTCTTTTTATCCCCTGTTTTATGAATGAGTTATACCCTGAAGCTTCGATGGCAACGCTGAAGGTGCTAGAGAATTTGGGGTTAGATGTGGAGTATCCTCTGGAGCAAACCTGTTGCGGACAAGCCCAAGCTAACACGGGTTGTGCGAAAGAGACAGCTGTTTTAGCGGAACGCTTCTTAAAAATCTTCAAAGATTATGACTACATCGTAGCGCCTAGCGGAAGCTGTGTCAGTATGGTTCGCCATAACTATGCGCAGTTTTTAGAAGGACGTGAAGGGTTTGAGCGTATGCGTTCACACACCTATGAACTCATCGAGTTTTTGCACGATGTGATCAAACCAACCTCGATGAATGCTACGTTTGCACACAAAGTGGGCATTCACAACAGCTGTCATGCGCACAGAGAACTGGGCTTAGCGAGCATGAGTGAAAAAAATGTACCCGAATTTTCCAAAATCAAAAATTTGCTCGACAAAGTAGGCGGCATCAGTTACTCAGAACTCACCCGCAAAGATGAGTGCTGTGGTTTTGGTGGAACCTTTGCCGTTTCAGAAGAGGCGATGAGCGTAGCGATGGGACGCGCACGACTGCAAGATCATCTCGATGCTGGCAGCGAGTACATCACCGCTGTGGATATGTCCTGTTTGATGCACATGCAAGGCGTGATTGACCGTGAAAAGATGCCCCTTAAAACGATTTATATCGCCCAAATTTTAGCAGGAGATCTCCAATGA
- a CDS encoding lactate utilization protein B: MSHNHSELADKFASNVERMKWHDKALWFVRVKRDTQAKSLDEWEELRNTADKIKSHTLSHLDEYLEQFEKNALARGIRVHWAKDAKEHNEIVLDLLRSHNAKMIVKSKSMLTEECHLNPYLEEHGIEVVDTDLGERIVQLRNEPPSHIVLPAIHLKKEDVGTTFEKFLNTQKGNSDPTYLTRAARAHLREKFVGADASMTGVNFAIAETGGIVVCTNEGNADLGASLPKLHIACMGIEKIIPRLKDLSIFTRLLARSATGQPVTTYTSHYHGAVEGGEMHVVIVDNGRSKILADKRYVKSLQCIRCGACLNTCPIYRRSGGYSYGYVIPGPIGSTLAPSRDLKKYYSLPFACSLCFSCSNICPVKVDLAEQLYLKRQDVVDAGYLSPIKLNALKMATWLMCRPKLMDFAGLMARKMVPILPRVLLYSKFNLWGKNRELPPFPKNSFKELYKAKKGIK, encoded by the coding sequence ATGAGCCACAACCATTCAGAACTTGCCGATAAATTTGCAAGCAACGTAGAGCGTATGAAATGGCACGACAAAGCATTGTGGTTTGTCCGTGTTAAACGCGACACACAAGCCAAAAGTTTAGACGAATGGGAAGAGCTTCGCAACACCGCCGATAAGATCAAATCGCACACGCTCTCTCATTTGGATGAATATCTTGAACAGTTTGAAAAAAATGCTTTGGCACGAGGCATTCGTGTGCATTGGGCGAAAGATGCGAAAGAGCACAATGAGATCGTTTTAGATTTATTGCGTTCTCACAACGCCAAAATGATCGTGAAAAGCAAATCCATGCTCACCGAAGAGTGTCATCTTAACCCTTATTTGGAAGAACACGGCATCGAAGTGGTCGACACCGATTTGGGTGAACGCATTGTTCAGCTTCGCAATGAGCCGCCTTCTCATATCGTACTTCCAGCGATTCACCTCAAAAAAGAGGACGTTGGAACGACCTTTGAGAAGTTTTTAAATACGCAAAAAGGCAATTCCGATCCGACATACCTAACCCGCGCCGCACGGGCGCATTTGCGTGAAAAATTTGTGGGAGCGGACGCTTCTATGACCGGTGTGAACTTTGCCATCGCTGAAACGGGCGGCATCGTGGTCTGTACCAATGAGGGTAATGCCGATTTGGGCGCAAGTTTGCCGAAGCTTCATATCGCGTGTATGGGCATTGAGAAGATCATCCCAAGGTTAAAAGATCTCAGCATCTTCACGCGCCTTTTGGCAAGAAGTGCGACTGGTCAGCCTGTGACAACGTACACATCGCATTACCATGGTGCCGTGGAAGGTGGCGAAATGCACGTGGTCATCGTGGACAATGGGCGATCAAAAATCCTTGCCGATAAACGTTACGTCAAATCCTTGCAGTGCATTCGCTGTGGCGCGTGTTTGAACACCTGCCCGATTTACCGCAGAAGCGGTGGTTACAGTTACGGTTACGTCATTCCTGGACCCATTGGTTCAACGCTGGCACCTAGTCGAGATCTGAAAAAATACTACAGCTTGCCGTTTGCTTGCTCGCTCTGTTTTTCATGCTCAAACATCTGTCCTGTCAAAGTAGACTTGGCAGAACAGCTCTACTTAAAACGCCAAGACGTGGTGGATGCTGGGTATCTAAGCCCCATAAAACTCAATGCACTCAAGATGGCAACATGGTTGATGTGCCGTCCAAAATTGATGGATTTTGCAGGATTGATGGCACGCAAAATGGTTCCAATTTTGCCTCGCGTACTTCTGTATTCAAAATTCAACCTCTGGGGAAAAAATAGAGAGTTACCACCATTCCCAAAAAATAGTTTTAAAGAACTTTACAAAGCAAAAAAGGGTATCAAATGA
- a CDS encoding LutC/YkgG family protein — protein sequence MSSREAILKAIKEAKPHNSESALPEVNILHTTYDDLDAKFATTLAGVGGNAVHLDSLSAVEGYIKEHYKEAKVIVSTVEGLHVNTKELGATDDPHTLKDVDLAIIKGEFAVAENGAVWIKEADARHRALYFITQKLMIIVPKEQIVHSMHEAYTRISFGDKDIFGLFISGPSKTADIEQSLVIGAHGATEACVVFI from the coding sequence ATGAGTTCACGCGAAGCCATTTTAAAAGCAATCAAAGAGGCAAAACCTCATAACAGCGAAAGTGCATTGCCTGAGGTGAATATTCTTCATACGACCTATGATGACTTGGATGCGAAGTTTGCCACAACGCTCGCAGGAGTGGGTGGAAATGCCGTTCATTTGGACTCTTTGAGTGCGGTTGAGGGCTACATTAAAGAGCACTACAAAGAAGCAAAGGTCATTGTTTCAACCGTAGAAGGTTTACATGTAAACACCAAAGAGCTAGGCGCAACAGACGATCCGCATACGCTTAAAGATGTGGATTTGGCGATCATCAAAGGCGAATTTGCCGTGGCTGAAAATGGCGCCGTGTGGATCAAAGAGGCGGATGCGAGGCACCGCGCTCTTTATTTTATCACCCAAAAATTAATGATTATCGTCCCAAAAGAGCAGATCGTCCACAGTATGCACGAAGCGTATACGAGAATTAGTTTTGGTGATAAAGACATCTTTGGGCTTTTCATCAGTGGCCCATCTAAAACCGCTGATATTGAGCAGTCTTTGGTCATCGGAGCGCATGGTGCGACTGAGGCGTGCGTGGTGTTTATTTAA
- a CDS encoding DMT family transporter encodes MKQERIDLLGIVFLLIAMLTWASSFIALKAVLGILGPMSTMFGRMAIASLCFVYFIKQFSKLEFTRKDVKYILLLTFFEPCLYFIFEAKALQLTTASQAGMITSMMPLMTAIAASFVLKEYLSKRIVVGSILAVAGAVWLSLGAQSSENASNPLLGNFLEFCAMVCGTWYAISVRYLSQRFSALFLTAVQAFVGTLFFFPLAVWESWGVPINLSWEAFGWLCYLGVVVTLGGYGMFNLALSRIEASRASVFVNLIPVFTVLLAYIFLGEVLSQTEMMASFVIFGGIIVSQLPRFRAKERLL; translated from the coding sequence ATGAAGCAAGAACGCATCGATTTACTAGGCATTGTATTTTTACTTATCGCTATGCTCACGTGGGCAAGCTCCTTTATCGCCCTTAAAGCCGTCCTTGGCATCCTTGGACCTATGAGTACGATGTTTGGTCGTATGGCAATTGCGAGCCTCTGTTTTGTCTATTTTATCAAGCAGTTTTCCAAGCTTGAATTTACGAGAAAAGATGTGAAGTACATCTTGCTACTGACATTTTTTGAACCCTGCCTCTACTTCATTTTTGAAGCCAAAGCCTTGCAACTCACCACCGCCTCCCAAGCAGGCATGATCACCTCAATGATGCCACTCATGACCGCAATCGCGGCAAGTTTTGTGCTCAAAGAGTATCTGAGCAAACGCATCGTTGTAGGCTCCATTTTAGCCGTAGCAGGGGCTGTTTGGCTCAGCCTTGGCGCGCAAAGCAGTGAAAATGCGAGTAACCCGCTTTTAGGAAACTTCTTAGAATTTTGTGCGATGGTCTGTGGTACATGGTACGCCATCTCCGTGCGTTACCTCAGCCAACGATTCTCCGCCCTCTTCCTGACCGCTGTTCAAGCGTTTGTCGGAACGCTCTTCTTCTTTCCATTAGCCGTTTGGGAATCATGGGGGGTGCCGATCAATCTCTCATGGGAAGCGTTTGGATGGTTGTGTTATTTGGGCGTCGTCGTGACGCTTGGAGGATATGGCATGTTCAACCTAGCGTTAAGCCGCATCGAAGCCTCACGCGCCTCCGTCTTTGTCAATCTCATTCCCGTTTTTACCGTTCTGCTTGCCTACATTTTCTTAGGCGAAGTACTCAGCCAAACAGAGATGATGGCAAGCTTCGTCATTTTTGGAGGCATCATCGTCTCGCAACTGCCACGCTTTAGAGCCAAAGAGAGATTGCTTTAG
- a CDS encoding arylesterase produces the protein MELFNVRNLILIILLIVGINYYKSSQEINAQSLSLPLDTKILAFGDSLTYGYGVTRDKNYPTVLGDLLHVNVINEGVNGELSEQGLARLASVLARHKPDILVLCHGGNDILRKKDLAQTKNNLAEMIKLAKEKGVYVLLVGVPTFDILTFNVPSFYYEVAKENGIEIEDSSLKKIMDGENLKSDQVHPNAEGYELMAKNIAKILSEEYHPSAKSF, from the coding sequence ATGGAACTATTTAACGTACGCAATCTCATTCTTATCATTCTGCTGATCGTCGGCATTAATTACTATAAAAGTAGCCAAGAGATCAATGCCCAAAGCCTCTCTTTGCCCCTTGATACCAAGATACTCGCCTTTGGCGATAGTCTCACTTACGGCTATGGCGTCACGCGCGATAAAAATTACCCAACCGTTTTGGGCGATCTTTTACATGTAAACGTTATCAATGAAGGTGTCAATGGAGAACTTAGTGAACAAGGGTTAGCAAGGCTCGCCTCTGTTTTAGCGCGCCACAAACCCGACATCTTGGTGCTGTGTCACGGAGGGAACGATATTTTACGCAAAAAAGATTTGGCACAAACAAAAAACAATCTCGCCGAAATGATCAAGTTGGCAAAAGAGAAGGGCGTTTATGTCCTTTTAGTCGGTGTTCCGACCTTTGACATTTTAACGTTCAACGTGCCTTCGTTTTACTACGAGGTCGCGAAAGAAAACGGCATCGAGATAGAAGATAGCAGTCTTAAAAAGATCATGGACGGTGAAAATCTTAAATCCGACCAAGTCCATCCCAATGCCGAAGGTTACGAGCTGATGGCTAAAAACATCGCTAAAATACTCAGCGAAGAGTACCACCCATCAGCGAAATCGTTTTAA
- a CDS encoding putative nucleotidyltransferase substrate binding domain-containing protein — protein MSMHDLEAFLRSIHPFQLLSKAEMAKAIGAMNIAYYKKETLLLSPSKPAAFLYIIIKGEVGEFHEEELLKVYSKSNSFDADALIYAKSENSFKVLEELICYELKKEDFLSLLDSNKTFKAYFIQDLANKIQSAKAKEYTTELSGFMMARVQDSYLHEPTIVEKECSIMEALRQMEAKKSSCIIVRSGEGYEYGIVTDSVVRRHVLFNEYDKHAAIGPIALHPIITIEADDYLFNALLSFTKHSIKRIVVTRDGEIIGILEQLDLLSYFANHTYLVAVQIRKATTIDELKQASSDLISIVQKLHVKGTKVDYIAKLISEINEKIYEKLYAMIVPEELATKACLIVMGSEGRKEQLLKTDQDNALIIDDTMDESLYIPYMQRFTATLIDFGFPRCEGNIMVSNPYWCKHQSAYHQEIVRWFDTPSMEDVMNLAIFFDAIPVAGNASMLRSLKAEVFEYVEEQSPFLANFAKAATAFETPIGIFTNLIAQNNKIDVKKGGIFPIVQGIRALALEHKIEPTDTVTRIKKLAKLDIIDADFAGALIEALDTLLNLRLKERLARGEEKGLDNFVNIENLNQLELELLKDSFKIVNKFKKFLTHHFKLSMVI, from the coding sequence ATGAGCATGCACGATTTAGAGGCGTTTTTGCGCTCCATTCATCCGTTTCAACTGCTTTCAAAAGCCGAGATGGCTAAAGCCATTGGTGCGATGAACATTGCCTACTACAAAAAAGAGACTTTGCTTCTTTCTCCTTCAAAACCCGCTGCGTTTTTGTACATCATCATTAAAGGTGAAGTCGGAGAGTTTCATGAAGAGGAGCTCCTTAAAGTCTACAGCAAATCCAACTCGTTTGACGCGGACGCGCTCATCTACGCCAAAAGCGAAAACAGTTTTAAAGTGCTCGAAGAGCTCATCTGTTACGAGCTTAAGAAAGAGGATTTTCTCTCTCTTTTAGACTCCAATAAAACGTTTAAAGCCTACTTCATTCAAGACCTTGCCAATAAAATTCAATCTGCCAAAGCCAAAGAGTACACCACGGAGCTTTCAGGCTTTATGATGGCGCGCGTGCAGGACAGCTATTTGCATGAGCCGACCATCGTTGAGAAGGAGTGTTCCATCATGGAGGCACTGCGCCAAATGGAGGCAAAAAAGAGCAGTTGCATCATCGTCCGAAGTGGCGAAGGGTACGAGTATGGCATCGTCACCGACAGTGTCGTGCGCCGCCACGTGCTCTTTAACGAATACGACAAACACGCCGCCATCGGTCCCATAGCGCTTCATCCCATCATTACCATCGAGGCGGATGACTACCTTTTTAACGCGCTCCTCTCCTTTACAAAGCACTCCATCAAACGCATTGTTGTGACGCGCGATGGCGAGATCATCGGCATTTTAGAGCAACTCGATCTTCTCAGCTACTTTGCCAATCACACCTATCTGGTCGCCGTTCAGATTCGCAAAGCGACCACGATTGACGAGCTCAAACAAGCCAGCAGTGATCTGATTAGCATCGTGCAAAAGTTACATGTAAAAGGGACGAAGGTTGATTATATTGCAAAATTGATCTCGGAAATTAACGAAAAGATTTACGAAAAACTCTACGCGATGATCGTTCCAGAGGAGCTTGCTACCAAAGCGTGTTTGATCGTGATGGGCAGTGAAGGGCGCAAAGAACAGCTGCTCAAAACCGACCAAGACAATGCGCTTATCATCGATGATACCATGGATGAAAGCCTGTACATTCCTTACATGCAGCGCTTCACGGCAACACTCATCGACTTTGGTTTTCCGCGCTGTGAGGGAAACATCATGGTGTCAAATCCTTATTGGTGCAAGCATCAAAGCGCATACCACCAAGAGATCGTGCGGTGGTTTGATACTCCTAGCATGGAAGATGTGATGAACCTTGCGATCTTTTTTGACGCGATTCCTGTGGCGGGAAATGCGTCGATGTTGCGCAGTCTCAAAGCAGAAGTCTTTGAGTACGTTGAAGAGCAGAGTCCTTTTTTAGCCAACTTTGCCAAAGCCGCAACGGCGTTTGAAACGCCCATCGGCATTTTCACCAATTTGATCGCGCAGAACAATAAAATCGATGTCAAAAAAGGGGGTATTTTCCCCATTGTTCAAGGCATTCGCGCTCTCGCGTTAGAGCATAAAATTGAGCCAACCGACACGGTAACGCGCATCAAAAAGCTCGCCAAACTCGACATCATCGACGCCGATTTTGCAGGTGCTCTCATCGAAGCACTCGATACACTGCTGAATTTACGCCTCAAAGAGCGCTTGGCACGTGGCGAAGAAAAAGGACTCGATAACTTCGTGAACATCGAAAACCTGAACCAGTTGGAATTGGAACTGCTCAAAGACAGCTTCAAAATCGTCAATAAATTTAAGAAATTTTTGACGCACCATTTTAAACTCTCGATGGTCATCTAA
- a CDS encoding 3'-5' exonuclease: MLSSFFAKRNAKKLKDEQYRFLFEEAPLDEVVVFDTETTGLSPKNDEILSIGAVKIKGNKILMSEKFELFIKPSREITEKSIKIHQIRNVDLQNGIAPHEAIVQFLHFIGSRPLVGYYLEFDIKMMNTYVKPWLGINLPNPQIEVSGLYHDKKIKFIPEGVIDLRFDVMMKDLGLPIFGKHDALNDAVMTAMMYIKLRNIERV; this comes from the coding sequence ATGCTGAGCTCTTTTTTTGCCAAACGAAACGCTAAAAAACTCAAAGATGAGCAGTACCGTTTTTTATTTGAAGAAGCGCCTTTGGATGAGGTCGTGGTGTTCGACACCGAAACGACAGGGCTAAGCCCCAAAAACGACGAGATTCTCTCCATCGGAGCGGTGAAAATCAAAGGCAATAAAATCCTAATGTCCGAAAAATTTGAGCTCTTTATCAAACCCAGTCGCGAGATCACGGAGAAGAGCATCAAAATTCATCAAATTCGCAATGTCGATTTGCAAAATGGCATCGCCCCACACGAAGCGATCGTGCAGTTTTTACACTTCATCGGTTCACGCCCACTGGTCGGCTACTACCTTGAGTTTGACATCAAAATGATGAACACCTACGTCAAGCCGTGGCTGGGCATCAACCTCCCCAATCCCCAAATCGAAGTTTCAGGACTCTACCACGATAAAAAGATCAAATTCATTCCCGAAGGCGTGATAGACCTGCGTTTTGATGTAATGATGAAGGATTTGGGTTTGCCAATCTTCGGGAAGCATGACGCGCTCAATGATGCGGTGATGACGGCAATGATGTATATTAAGCTTCGGAATATTGAGAGGGTGTGA
- a CDS encoding ribbon-helix-helix protein, CopG family: MTATVRLDEALEIKLERIAKTLHKKKSDVIREAIEFYATSVESHKKSRILLAVEKTKEADKAVYESVKGTLNDGL, from the coding sequence ATGACAGCAACCGTACGGCTTGATGAAGCACTAGAAATAAAGCTTGAACGTATCGCTAAGACGTTGCACAAGAAAAAAAGTGATGTCATACGCGAAGCGATAGAATTTTATGCAACTAGCGTTGAGTCACATAAAAAATCACGCATACTTTTAGCGGTTGAAAAAACCAAAGAGGCAGACAAAGCCGTCTATGAGAGCGTTAAAGGAACCTTGAATGATGGTTTGTAA
- a CDS encoding type II toxin-antitoxin system PemK/MazF family toxin yields the protein MMVCKGDIWLVNLNPSKKNNEMGKTRPAVVFQNDELNHSDYPTTIIFPLSTSLIDDAEPIRMRIAKRELLEQDSDVVVTQIRAIDNERFIQKLATLTPQELQKLRELFEEVTL from the coding sequence ATGATGGTTTGTAAGGGCGATATATGGCTTGTGAATCTCAATCCTAGCAAAAAAAATAATGAAATGGGAAAAACGAGACCTGCAGTTGTTTTTCAAAACGATGAACTCAATCACAGCGACTATCCTACCACCATCATTTTTCCGCTGAGTACGTCACTCATTGATGATGCAGAACCCATTCGTATGCGCATTGCTAAAAGAGAACTGTTGGAGCAAGATTCGGATGTGGTTGTTACGCAAATACGAGCCATTGACAATGAGCGTTTTATCCAAAAACTAGCAACATTAACGCCCCAAGAGCTTCAAAAATTAAGAGAACTTTTTGAGGAAGTCACACTTTAA
- a CDS encoding ATP-binding protein, which produces MLKRSLEPILKTALKISPIVLLKGARQVGKSTLALNLCENYVVLDDVSTRVSAKADPNLFIQNLKKPVCIDEIQKAPELLESLKLYIDTSRHNGDFLITGSANILDMKQTKDTLAGRIIEVDLFPLSAKEREGKPEENIIDKLFAQAFDVTPKTHKEMLADIITGGYPESLKLETPLEKKLWFASYVSTYIERDARDLAELRDIDSFFRFLHILAPRSTTMLTKSDLAKEVGVRVETIENYLSILEQTFQIKLVRPYFENIGKQFVKSPKLYLNDTGIASYFLGINSLETLEASHYKGALIETFVCNELLKHIAFALQPTSLFHYRTNDKREIDFILKQNSQIIAIEVKSSSKVDTSDFKHIIDFQKSASQDVFGVVFYMGENVLWINERCVALPFSFFY; this is translated from the coding sequence ATGCTCAAACGAAGTTTAGAACCTATCCTCAAAACAGCTCTTAAAATCTCACCTATTGTTTTACTCAAAGGCGCAAGGCAAGTAGGTAAATCCACACTTGCTTTAAATCTATGTGAAAACTATGTCGTTTTGGATGATGTTTCTACCAGAGTGAGTGCCAAAGCTGACCCCAATCTTTTTATTCAAAATCTTAAAAAACCTGTCTGTATTGATGAGATTCAAAAAGCACCAGAGCTTTTAGAATCTCTCAAACTCTACATTGACACATCACGCCATAATGGAGACTTTCTCATTACGGGTAGTGCCAACATCTTAGACATGAAGCAAACGAAAGACACATTAGCAGGTCGTATTATTGAAGTCGATCTGTTTCCACTGAGTGCGAAAGAGCGTGAAGGTAAACCTGAAGAGAACATCATCGACAAACTCTTTGCACAAGCGTTTGATGTGACACCTAAAACGCATAAAGAGATGCTAGCTGATATCATTACAGGAGGCTATCCTGAGAGCTTAAAACTTGAAACACCTTTGGAGAAAAAACTGTGGTTTGCCTCGTATGTCAGTACGTATATTGAAAGAGATGCTAGGGATTTGGCAGAACTTCGAGATATTGATAGTTTTTTTAGATTTTTGCACATATTAGCGCCACGAAGTACCACCATGCTTACCAAATCGGATTTGGCAAAAGAGGTCGGTGTTAGAGTTGAGACGATTGAAAATTACCTCTCAATTTTAGAACAAACCTTTCAAATAAAACTGGTGCGTCCCTATTTTGAGAACATTGGAAAACAATTTGTCAAAAGCCCCAAACTTTATCTCAATGATACGGGCATCGCTTCGTACTTTTTGGGCATTAATTCCTTGGAAACCTTAGAAGCCTCACATTATAAGGGTGCATTGATTGAAACATTTGTGTGCAATGAACTTTTAAAACATATCGCTTTCGCCTTGCAACCTACCAGTTTATTTCATTATAGAACCAACGATAAAAGAGAGATTGATTTTATCCTCAAACAAAACAGTCAAATCATCGCCATCGAAGTCAAATCCTCCTCCAAAGTCGATACCAGTGATTTTAAACATATCATCGATTTTCAAAAAAGTGCTTCCCAAGATGTTTTCGGTGTCGTTTTTTATATGGGAGAAAATGTACTATGGATCAATGAACGATGTGTCGCACTGCCGTTTAGTTTTTTTTATTAG